In Schizosaccharomyces osmophilus chromosome 1, complete sequence, the genomic window TCTGGAAGTGTAGAAGGCTCAAGCAATTCCCTATGGATGCAATTAAGAGCCTTCACAGCATTCTTCTCATCAATAACACACGAAATGTTAATTTCGCTAGCACCTTGACTTATCATTTCGATGTTGATTTTGGCTTCAGCAAGGGTGTTAAACATGCGACCAGAAATGCCAACTGCGTTACGCATGTGTTTGCCTACAAGAGACAAAATACCCATACCGTGCAAAACATCGAGGGTACCAAGACGCCGCAACTCGACGAAAGCATCTTGTAAACTAGCTTCATCGGACTCTTGATTTAGGGCCATAGAGACGTGAACTTCGGACGTGATAATCAAGTCGACAGCAAGTTTATACTTGTCAAAAATGGCAAAGATAGAGGCCAAAAATCCATGTGAAGAAATTTTTCTGTTGGAATTAATGTTAATTACCATAATAGTGTCCTTGATAGTGACAGCAGTGGGACCCTTGTGTGCTGATTCGTATTCTAAATCATCAGGCATAATCTTGGGAGGATGAGGGGGGGTAGCACTACCATGACGAGAAATGGTATCAGGGAAAATCACAGTTCCAGGTGCACCAGGATTGCCGACATTTTTGATGCGAATGGGAATGCGAGCACTAATGACCTGAGACATGGTAAAAGGATGAATCACTTCACTACCGTAGTAAGTCAATTCAGCGGCTTCTTCAGGAGTAATCAAAGGAAGCAAGCGGGCAGTGGGTACCTTACGAGGATCGGCGGTAAAGATACCATCGActtctttccaaatttgCAATTCATCTGCAGCCAAACCAACGGCTAATAAGGCAGCACAGAAATCAGTGTAACCGCGGCCGATTTGAGATAACAAGCTACCAGGAATCATACCAAAGAAACCAGTTACTACAGGGACCTTGTTCCCAAGCACAGTGACTTTGCTGGCTAACTGGCTGGCGACATAGCTATAAAAAGATGCATCGAGGGATTTCCACTCTTTATGCTCATCAAGGATATGACACATATCGACATATTCGGCATCGACACCTTGGTCTTGTAAGACACCAGCCATAAAGCGACAACTCAAGCGTTCACCCATACCAAGAACAAGATCACGGGTACGGGGAGAAATTTCCGTAAGAATACGGATTGCGTTTAAGTATTGCTCCAATTCGGCACAGTCATGACGGATTTCTTTGAACAATCTTTCTTGGATACTAACATCTCCGATAAACTCATGAGTTGCTTGTACATGATCCTGTTCGATGGCATTAACGATATCATAGGACGTTGAATGTTGTTTCATGGCTTGTTCGGCAGCGCGAATCAAGCGATTCGTGGTACCTTCTGCCTTTGTGTCAGTGCTACGAGCAGAGCAGACTAAAACAACACGCTTTTTCTGCAAGTATGATCTAAGCAATGTTAGCTTTGCACAAGGCAACAATTAAAAAGGTACAAAGGTTTCCCTATAGAAAGCCTAATCTAAATAATACACGCAGACAAAACTTCACACGTCCTAGACAGTAAAAATGGTTGTACGAAATCCCATTTGGTCCGTTTACCCAATGGAAGCCTGCTAAGCCtctcgtttttttttttaacttgCCAAGAATCTGCTAAACAACTGTCGCACTCTTAAATTCCGCTTTCTCAAAGGATCTATTTCGATACTTACTTGGCAACATCGACTGCGATTTTTAACGGGAACTTTCCGATACTTGTACCACCAAATTTTTGGACAACCCAGCCATTAACCGGGTTGTTGGCCAATTTCTCTTGAGTGCTCATGGCCTAAcggttttgttttcaaagtGTGAAAAGCACTTTCCAAGTTTATTCCCTACAGTTTCGTTGcttttagtttttgatATAAATTGATAGCATATCATGTGGTAAATATCGTTAAAGCATTTATGGATGAATAGTGAAGTCAAACACAAAGGAAGAACAGGGAAAAGGGAATAatagcaaaagaaatggaatCGATGGGATAGGATTGAAGtagaaatcaaataaaaagaaattgaatattAACAGTAGATTTCTAGCTTTTAATGTTCTacggaaaaaaaataaattccTCTCGTTAAAGATAGATATGTAATTAAATATAGTCTCATTATGAATGCCAAGAAAAGAGTCGTCgcgaaaaagcaaaagctaTTGAAATATTCATGTCACACAGGAGtgaaaacataaaacaTGTTTTCAATTATCATACCAAAGTCAAGTCAAGCGTGAGGGCTAAAGAAGACATATTACTTTCTGTACCGCGAGATGGTCATAGGAATTTTCTGAATCAAGCAACTACTCAGCTACTTTAGGCTTTGTATTGAGTTGCCAATTGATTGTTGGGGGAAAAAACTCGGCCTTCAGTATTAAATTCTGAATGCAAAAAGGTCGGCAGCAAAAGACGGGGCCAATTAACGTATTGCATTCCATGAGAAATACAGTAGAAAGCAGAGGCCAAAACACcaaggaaagaaagcaaCAAAAGAACGTGAGGGGAAAGAACAGCCGTAGAAGATCtggaaaacaaggaaaagaaaaacagaaacacACATACTAGTAACACGTAAGGCATACAACGAATCGTAAGAGGGCGTAAATCAAGACGGTAATGAAAgttggaagaaggaataAAGCGGCCTAATACCAAATCATACGCATCCTGGCGAGCACCGTCGTAAAAgttgttgaaaaagtatCGTTTAGCGGAGTTGATAAAGTCATCAAATGCACCTCGGCGAGTGCGAACTCCGGTGCGAGTAAAATCAGTCTTCAGGGCGCCGGTTCCGGAGTACGCTGTACTGATATGGTCAGCATTGTCAGCCCAAATACGACAGAAG contains:
- a CDS encoding aspartate kinase, with the translated sequence MSTQEKLANNPVNGWVVQKFGGTSIGKFPLKIAVDVAKSYLQKKRVVLVCSARSTDTKAEGTTNRLIRAAEQAMKQHSTSYDIVNAIEQDHVQATHEFIGDVSIQERLFKEIRHDCAELEQYLNAIRILTEISPRTRDLVLGMGERLSCRFMAGVLQDQGVDAEYVDMCHILDEHKEWKSLDASFYSYVASQLASKVTVLGNKVPVVTGFFGMIPGSLLSQIGRGYTDFCAALLAVGLAADELQIWKEVDGIFTADPRKVPTARLLPLITPEEAAELTYYGSEVIHPFTMSQVISARIPIRIKNVGNPGAPGTVIFPDTISRHGSATPPHPPKIMPDDLEYESAHKGPTAVTIKDTIMVININSNRKISSHGFLASIFAIFDKYKLAVDLIITSEVHVSMALNQESDEASLQDAFVELRRLGTLDVLHGMGILSLVGKHMRNAVGISGRMFNTLAEAKINIEMISQGASEINISCVIDEKNAVKALNCIHRELLEPSTLPEVPSHASLVVEKPWLYSA